A single genomic interval of Oreochromis aureus strain Israel breed Guangdong linkage group 12, ZZ_aureus, whole genome shotgun sequence harbors:
- the mmab gene encoding corrinoid adenosyltransferase isoform X1, giving the protein MTSFVFRHSLLRGLPGTCRFISEYRTKRPLFTLFSVRSYATGEDNRVPKIYTKTGDKGFSSTFTGERRPKEDHIFEALGNTDELSSAIGLAREFCLDKGHTFTHQLDKIQCVLQDVGSNIATPRSSARESHIKRTKFIAQPIVDLETWIDEFTEELPPLTSFILPVSCARFYKCLCVPVELIYTPIFSQSGGKSSAALHLARTVCRRAERSVAPIVRSGEADPDVAKFLNRLSDYLFTVARYASMKEGSEEKIYKRPE; this is encoded by the exons ATGACATCGTTTGTTTTCAGACATTCTCTCCTTCGCGGCCTTCCAGGGACATGCAGGTTCATTAGCGAGTATCGGACAAAGAGACCGTTGTTTACCCTGTTTTCAGTCAGAAG TTATGCCACTGGTGAAGACAACAGGGTGCCCAAAATATACACCAAAACAGGAGACAAAG GTTTCTCAAGCACATTTACAGGAGAAAGGAGGCCAAAAGAAGATCACATTTTTGAAGCCTTGGGGAATACAGACGAGCTGTCATCAGCTATAGG GCTGGCAAGAGAGTTTTGCCTCGATAAAGGTCATACATTCACTCATCAGTTGGACAAG ATCCAGTGCGTTTTACAAGATGTGGGCTCCAACATTGCTACCCCTCGATCATCTGCAAGAGAAAGCCATATAA AGCGAACAAAATTTATTGCACAGCCAATTGTGGACTTGGAGACCTGGATTGATGAGTTTACAGAAGAACTCCCTCCTTTAACCAGCTTCATTTTACCAGTAAGCTGCGCACGATTTTACAAATGTCTGTGTGTCCCTGTTGAACTAATATATACTCCTATTTTTTCACAGTCTGGTGGGAAGAGCAGCGCAGCTTTGCACTTAGCTCGGACAGTCTGTCGGCGAGCAGAGCGCAG CGTTGCTCCAATTGTGCGATCAGGCGAGGCAGATCCAGATGTTGCCAAGTTCTTGAACAG GTTAAGTGACTACTTGTTCACAGTTGCCAGATATGCGTCTATGAAAGAGGGCAGTGAAGAGAAAATCTACAAGAGGCCAGAATGA
- the aldh3b2 gene encoding aldehyde dehydrogenase family 3 member B1 isoform X2: MSRPPSPTPARWFKALRRTRLGDPCLKTYPLESVDLLKRARVAFQAGRTVKENFRLAQLEAVVQMLEEHECDFVDALGRDLRKPRFETVVSELILVKNEAVYAINNLKKWMQPQKVERNLSTTLDDCLVISEPLGVVLIIGTWCSPVQMCLVPLVGAIAAGNCAIISPSECTVHTTELLHRLIPFYLDNECFHVILAGMSDLPEVIELKFDHVFFTGNKEDGSKIALAAARTLTPVTLILGGKNPCYVDQHCDISTTVQRIAWARFHNAGQSLVAPDYILCHTDVKARLVQALKCCLMEFYGSNPQESRSFGRIVNLEIFNRTRDILWRSGKVAVGGHVIEAEKYIAPTVLTDVAESDLVMQKEIFGPVLPILTVNNVDEAIGFINKQEKPLCVYAYSTNGKVISRLMSETCSGSFCSNDCILQSVMVALPFGGVGASGMGSFHGRYSFDTFSHKKSCLLRSARFECVTYLRYPPFEDRNLSLMTWASSLSQKSQGWCQIM; this comes from the exons ATGAGCCGTCCGCCGAGTCCGACTCCAGCACGATGGTTTAAGGCGCTgcgcag GACCAGGCTGGGGGATCCCTGTCTGAAGACGTATCCGCTGGAAAGCGTGGATCTCCTGAAGAGGGCTAGAGTCGCCTTTCAAGCTGGACGTACCGTCAAAGAGAACTTCAGATTGGCTCAGCTGGAGGCTGTGGTGCAGATGCTGGAGGAACACGAGTGTGACTTTGTGGATGCACTTGGAAGGGACCTCCGCAAG CCTCGGTTTGAAACAGTTGTGTCTGAACTGATCCTGGTCAAGAATGAGGCTGTATATGCTATTAACAACTTAAAGAAGTGGATGCAGCCACAGAAAGTGGAAAGGAACCTG TCCACCACGCTGGACGACTGTCTGGTGATCAGTGAACCGCTGGGAGTGGTGCTTATCATTGGGACCTGGTGTAGTCCTGTACAAATGTGCCTTGTGCCACTGGTCGGGGCCAttgcagcag GAAACTGTGCAATCATCAGCCCCTCTGAGTGTACTGTGCACACAACAGAGCTTCTCCATCGTCTAATTCCCTTCTACTTGGATAAT GAATGCTTCCATGTGATTCTTGCAGGCATGAGTGACTTGCCTGAAGTGATTGAGCTCAAATTTGATCACGTTTTCTTCacag gaaacaaagagGATGGAAGCAAAATTGCTCTGGCTGCCGCCCGCACACTCACACCTGTCACCTTGATTCTGGGAGGGAAGAACCCGTGTTACGTGGACCAGCACTGTGACATTTCCACCACTGTGCAGCGCATTGCTTGGGCACGTTTTCATAATGCTGGACAGAGTTTGGTGGCTCCTGACTACATTTTATGCCACACAGATGTCAAAGCTCGGCTGGTGCAGGCCCTCAAGTGCTGCCTGATGGAGTTTTATGGCTCTAATCCCCAAGAGTCACGTAGCTTTGGCCGGATAGTCAATCTAGAGATCTTTAACCGTACTAGAGATATATTATGGAGATCTGGCAAGGTGGCTGTGGGTGGGCATGTGATAGAAGCAGAGAAATATATTG CCCCAACAGTTCTGACAGATGTGGCTGAATCAGACCTCGTCATGCAAAAGGAGATCTTTGGTCCAGTTCTTCCTATTTTGACTGTAAACAATGTGGATGAGGCTATTGGCTTTATCAATAAGCAAGAAAAGCCCCTCTGTGTGTATGCATATTCCACCAACGGCAAG GTCATTTCAAGACTCATGAGTGAGACCTGCAGTGGAAGCTTTTGCTCTAATGATTGCATCCTGCAGAGTGTGATGGTGGCTCTACCTTTTGGTGGAGTAG GTGCCAGTGGAATGGGTTCTTTCCATGGCCGCTACAGCTTTGATACCTTTTCTCACAAGAAATCCTGTCTGCTACGAAGCGCACGGTTTGAATGTGTGACCTACCTACGCTATCCACCCTTCGAGGACCGCAATCTGTCTCTAATGACATGGGCCAGCAGCCTTTCCCAGAAAAGCCAGGGCTGGTGCCAGATTATGTGA
- the mvk gene encoding mevalonate kinase, producing MQVTDFYVSAPGKAILHGEHAVVHGKVALAVSLNLRTYLRLKATTSGKVCINLPNIDTFLSWDLSQLKQLVTYFHGKRDEVQRLDAELVRRLREFIGVTNGNLDTCSMATLSFLYLYLSLFGSGELPSLTLTVWSELPTGAGLGSSAAYSVCLAAALLCASGAIPPPLKEWEHTARWCQEELELINSWAFQGEMIIHGNPSGVDNAVGTWGGMLRFLAGKIIPLSRVPLLRILLTNTKVPRSTKVLVAGVKDKINKFPSIMVPVLDSVDAISCTCEKVLSEMTCEPITGEHYNILEELIDINQHHLNVMGVGHPALDRLCQVTLAKGLHSKLTGAGGGGCGITLLRPETDSLIVQSTVQELKDCGFDCWETSIGGPGAQQHSAISVKEEILEILNHY from the exons ATGCAAGTGACGGACTTTTACGTGTCAGCTCCTGGAAAGGCGATCCTACACGGAGAGCATGCAGTCGTTCACGGAAAG GTGGCTCTTGCTGTGAGCTTAAACTTGAGGACATATTTGCGATTGAAAGCCACTACTTCTGGCAAGGTTTGCATCAACCTGCCCAATATCGACACATTCCTCAGCTGGGACCTTTCACAACTGAAGCAGCTTGTTACTTACTTCCATG GTAAGAGGGATGAGGTGCAACGCCTGGACGCTGAACTTGTGAGGAGACTGCGGGAATTTATTGGTGTAACCAATGGAAACTTGGATACTTGTAGCATGGCCACCTTATCCTTCCTTTACCTCTACCTGTCGCTGTTTGGATCAGG TGAGCTGCCCAGTTTGACGCTGACTGTGTGGTCAGAGCTGCCGACTGGAGCAGGACTCGGGTCAAGTGCCGCCTACTctgtgtgtttagctgcagcTCTGCTCTGCGCAAGTGGAGCCATCCCCCCTCCTCTCAAAGAGTGGGAACACACTGCCAG GTGGTGTCAGGAGGAACTGGAGCTAATCAACAGTTGGGCTTTCCAAGGGGAGATGATCATCCACGGTAATCCTTCAGGAGTGGACAATGCTGTAGGAACGTGGG GCGGCATGCTCAGATTCTTGGCTGGAAAGATAATACCGCTGAGCAG GGTGCCGCTATTAAGAATCCTCCTCACTAACACCAAAGTACCACGAAGCACCAAGGTACTTGTTGCCGGGGTGAAGGACAAAATTAACAAG TTTCCATCCATCATGGTACCTGTTCTTGACTCAGTTGATGCCATTTCCTGCACTTGTGAAAAGGTCCTCTCAGAGATGACCTGCGAGCCCATCACAGGAGAGCATTACAATATTCTAGAG GAACTCATTGATATCAACCAGCACCATCTGAATGTGATGGGGGTGGGGCACCCTGCCCTGGACAGACTTTGCCAGGTCACACTGGCCAAAGGGCTCCACAGCAAGCTAACAggtgcaggaggaggaggctgtggcATCACGCTTCTGAGACCAG AAACCGACTCCCTGATCGTCCAGAGCACAGTGCAGGAGTTGAAAGACTGTGGCTTTGACTGCTGGGAAACGAGCATTGGTGGGCCAGGTGCCCAGCAGCATTCGGCCATCTCTGTTAAGGAGGAAATTCTGGAGATTTTAAATCACTACTAA
- the mmab gene encoding corrinoid adenosyltransferase isoform X2 — translation MTSFVFRHSLLRGLPGTCRFISEYRTKRPLFTLFSVRSYATGEDNRVPKIYTKTGDKGFSSTFTGERRPKEDHIFEALGNTDELSSAIGLAREFCLDKGHTFTHQLDKIQCVLQDVGSNIATPRSSARESHIKRTKFIAQPIVDLETWIDEFTEELPPLTSFILPSGGKSSAALHLARTVCRRAERSVAPIVRSGEADPDVAKFLNRLSDYLFTVARYASMKEGSEEKIYKRPE, via the exons ATGACATCGTTTGTTTTCAGACATTCTCTCCTTCGCGGCCTTCCAGGGACATGCAGGTTCATTAGCGAGTATCGGACAAAGAGACCGTTGTTTACCCTGTTTTCAGTCAGAAG TTATGCCACTGGTGAAGACAACAGGGTGCCCAAAATATACACCAAAACAGGAGACAAAG GTTTCTCAAGCACATTTACAGGAGAAAGGAGGCCAAAAGAAGATCACATTTTTGAAGCCTTGGGGAATACAGACGAGCTGTCATCAGCTATAGG GCTGGCAAGAGAGTTTTGCCTCGATAAAGGTCATACATTCACTCATCAGTTGGACAAG ATCCAGTGCGTTTTACAAGATGTGGGCTCCAACATTGCTACCCCTCGATCATCTGCAAGAGAAAGCCATATAA AGCGAACAAAATTTATTGCACAGCCAATTGTGGACTTGGAGACCTGGATTGATGAGTTTACAGAAGAACTCCCTCCTTTAACCAGCTTCATTTTACCA TCTGGTGGGAAGAGCAGCGCAGCTTTGCACTTAGCTCGGACAGTCTGTCGGCGAGCAGAGCGCAG CGTTGCTCCAATTGTGCGATCAGGCGAGGCAGATCCAGATGTTGCCAAGTTCTTGAACAG GTTAAGTGACTACTTGTTCACAGTTGCCAGATATGCGTCTATGAAAGAGGGCAGTGAAGAGAAAATCTACAAGAGGCCAGAATGA
- the aldh3b2 gene encoding aldehyde dehydrogenase family 3 member B1 isoform X1 encodes MSRKVKACSACQRNGRLTCRRTRLGDPCLKTYPLESVDLLKRARVAFQAGRTVKENFRLAQLEAVVQMLEEHECDFVDALGRDLRKPRFETVVSELILVKNEAVYAINNLKKWMQPQKVERNLSTTLDDCLVISEPLGVVLIIGTWCSPVQMCLVPLVGAIAAGNCAIISPSECTVHTTELLHRLIPFYLDNECFHVILAGMSDLPEVIELKFDHVFFTGNKEDGSKIALAAARTLTPVTLILGGKNPCYVDQHCDISTTVQRIAWARFHNAGQSLVAPDYILCHTDVKARLVQALKCCLMEFYGSNPQESRSFGRIVNLEIFNRTRDILWRSGKVAVGGHVIEAEKYIAPTVLTDVAESDLVMQKEIFGPVLPILTVNNVDEAIGFINKQEKPLCVYAYSTNGKVISRLMSETCSGSFCSNDCILQSVMVALPFGGVGASGMGSFHGRYSFDTFSHKKSCLLRSARFECVTYLRYPPFEDRNLSLMTWASSLSQKSQGWCQIM; translated from the exons atgagTAGAAAAGTAAAGGCGTGCTCTGCTTGTCAGAGAAATGGACGGCTAACATGCAGAAG GACCAGGCTGGGGGATCCCTGTCTGAAGACGTATCCGCTGGAAAGCGTGGATCTCCTGAAGAGGGCTAGAGTCGCCTTTCAAGCTGGACGTACCGTCAAAGAGAACTTCAGATTGGCTCAGCTGGAGGCTGTGGTGCAGATGCTGGAGGAACACGAGTGTGACTTTGTGGATGCACTTGGAAGGGACCTCCGCAAG CCTCGGTTTGAAACAGTTGTGTCTGAACTGATCCTGGTCAAGAATGAGGCTGTATATGCTATTAACAACTTAAAGAAGTGGATGCAGCCACAGAAAGTGGAAAGGAACCTG TCCACCACGCTGGACGACTGTCTGGTGATCAGTGAACCGCTGGGAGTGGTGCTTATCATTGGGACCTGGTGTAGTCCTGTACAAATGTGCCTTGTGCCACTGGTCGGGGCCAttgcagcag GAAACTGTGCAATCATCAGCCCCTCTGAGTGTACTGTGCACACAACAGAGCTTCTCCATCGTCTAATTCCCTTCTACTTGGATAAT GAATGCTTCCATGTGATTCTTGCAGGCATGAGTGACTTGCCTGAAGTGATTGAGCTCAAATTTGATCACGTTTTCTTCacag gaaacaaagagGATGGAAGCAAAATTGCTCTGGCTGCCGCCCGCACACTCACACCTGTCACCTTGATTCTGGGAGGGAAGAACCCGTGTTACGTGGACCAGCACTGTGACATTTCCACCACTGTGCAGCGCATTGCTTGGGCACGTTTTCATAATGCTGGACAGAGTTTGGTGGCTCCTGACTACATTTTATGCCACACAGATGTCAAAGCTCGGCTGGTGCAGGCCCTCAAGTGCTGCCTGATGGAGTTTTATGGCTCTAATCCCCAAGAGTCACGTAGCTTTGGCCGGATAGTCAATCTAGAGATCTTTAACCGTACTAGAGATATATTATGGAGATCTGGCAAGGTGGCTGTGGGTGGGCATGTGATAGAAGCAGAGAAATATATTG CCCCAACAGTTCTGACAGATGTGGCTGAATCAGACCTCGTCATGCAAAAGGAGATCTTTGGTCCAGTTCTTCCTATTTTGACTGTAAACAATGTGGATGAGGCTATTGGCTTTATCAATAAGCAAGAAAAGCCCCTCTGTGTGTATGCATATTCCACCAACGGCAAG GTCATTTCAAGACTCATGAGTGAGACCTGCAGTGGAAGCTTTTGCTCTAATGATTGCATCCTGCAGAGTGTGATGGTGGCTCTACCTTTTGGTGGAGTAG GTGCCAGTGGAATGGGTTCTTTCCATGGCCGCTACAGCTTTGATACCTTTTCTCACAAGAAATCCTGTCTGCTACGAAGCGCACGGTTTGAATGTGTGACCTACCTACGCTATCCACCCTTCGAGGACCGCAATCTGTCTCTAATGACATGGGCCAGCAGCCTTTCCCAGAAAAGCCAGGGCTGGTGCCAGATTATGTGA